One Alkaliphilus sp. B6464 genomic window carries:
- a CDS encoding ATP-binding protein: MTSRMIIEINEERCVGCGLCTSNCAEGAIKVIDGKAKLISDSYCDGLGKCLPHCPMDALKLVEREAKAFAHDKIESQSQDEHNKQSISLQGQGSMGGGCPGSRMLKFDEPILEKKRGKVDSGDIEISIKPQLRQWPVQLKLVSPNAPYFEDADLLVTADCVPFAYPNYHLDLLKGKAVVVGCPKLDDIQYYTEKLTEIIASNSIKSVTVAFMEVPCCQGIVRAIDIALSNANKNIPVNKLKIGIQGQIL, translated from the coding sequence ATGACATCACGTATGATTATTGAAATTAATGAGGAGAGATGTGTTGGATGTGGCCTATGTACATCTAATTGTGCCGAAGGGGCAATAAAAGTAATTGATGGTAAAGCAAAGCTAATTAGTGATAGCTATTGTGATGGACTAGGTAAATGTTTACCACATTGTCCAATGGATGCTTTAAAATTAGTAGAAAGAGAAGCAAAGGCATTTGCACATGACAAGATTGAATCTCAGAGCCAAGACGAACATAATAAACAAAGCATTAGTTTGCAAGGTCAAGGTTCAATGGGTGGAGGGTGCCCTGGTAGCAGAATGCTAAAATTTGATGAGCCAATATTAGAAAAAAAGAGAGGAAAGGTTGATAGTGGAGATATTGAGATAAGTATAAAGCCACAGCTAAGACAATGGCCAGTTCAATTAAAATTAGTTTCTCCTAATGCACCATATTTTGAAGATGCGGATTTGCTTGTTACTGCAGACTGCGTTCCATTTGCTTACCCAAACTATCATTTAGATTTATTAAAGGGAAAGGCTGTTGTTGTTGGCTGTCCTAAACTAGACGATATTCAATACTATACTGAGAAACTAACAGAGATTATTGCTAGCAATTCAATAAAATCAGTTACAGTTGCATTTATGGAAGTTCCTTGCTGTCAAGGTATAGTAAGAGCTATAGATATTGCATTAAGTAATGCTAATAAGAATATACCGGTGAATAAACTGAAAATTGGTATACAAGGTCAGATATTATAG
- a CDS encoding DUF6762 family protein, translating to MESVKLSLYEKDKETGILENLLGSYLIEEYMELIDKAYAVKDETLKVHLYLTVEGDIEDSEYEAIFDNYDGDAFNDIQVSIEEVEDSYNPTWLFIFDFINSPGEMENKITEILSIHNSELIKVFEKIRTIE from the coding sequence ATGGAATCTGTAAAGTTATCGCTTTACGAAAAAGACAAAGAAACAGGAATATTAGAAAATTTATTGGGGAGTTACTTAATAGAAGAATATATGGAGCTTATAGATAAAGCCTATGCAGTTAAAGATGAAACATTAAAAGTACATCTATATTTAACTGTAGAGGGGGATATAGAGGACTCGGAATATGAGGCTATATTTGATAATTACGATGGCGATGCATTTAACGACATACAAGTATCAATAGAGGAAGTAGAAGATAGCTACAATCCAACTTGGTTATTCATTTTTGATTTTATTAACTCGCCTGGTGAAATGGAGAATAAAATTACAGAAATTTTATCTATACATAATAGTGAATTAATAAAGGTATTTGAAAAAATTCGAACTATAGAGTAA
- the sleB gene encoding spore cortex-lytic enzyme, which yields MKKSIAIFLMVILSISFISILYLETSNAQTLAWGSSGEDVRLAQSKLKQWGYLEGSIDGVYGQSTYNAVIKFQKANGLAADGVIGSQTRTALGMPSKTTKTTTPASHGVSRSDDIHLLARAINAEAKGEPYLGQVAVGAVILNRVRHPSFPNTMAGVVYQPCAFEPVKNGTINETPSDSAYNAARDALNGWDPTGGAIYFWNPATATSKWIWSRKITLTIGKHVYAHD from the coding sequence ATGAAAAAATCCATTGCCATATTTTTAATGGTTATATTAAGTATATCATTTATTAGCATTTTATACTTAGAGACAAGTAATGCTCAAACCCTTGCTTGGGGATCGAGTGGAGAAGATGTTAGACTAGCACAGTCAAAATTAAAACAATGGGGATATTTAGAAGGTAGTATAGATGGCGTTTATGGACAATCTACTTATAATGCTGTTATAAAGTTTCAAAAAGCAAATGGACTAGCTGCCGATGGTGTTATAGGTTCTCAAACTAGAACTGCATTAGGTATGCCTTCAAAAACCACTAAAACCACAACCCCTGCTAGTCACGGTGTCTCAAGAAGCGACGATATACATTTGTTAGCAAGGGCCATTAATGCAGAAGCAAAGGGAGAACCATATTTGGGTCAAGTAGCTGTTGGTGCTGTAATATTAAATCGAGTAAGGCATCCATCCTTTCCAAATACAATGGCAGGAGTAGTTTACCAGCCCTGTGCATTTGAACCAGTAAAAAATGGTACTATAAATGAAACACCAAGTGATTCGGCATACAATGCGGCTAGAGATGCACTAAATGGATGGGATCCTACAGGAGGAGCTATATATTTCTGGAATCCAGCAACCGCCACAAGCAAATGGATTTGGAGCCGAAAGATTACACTAACAATAGGTAAGCATGTATATGCTCATGATTAA
- a CDS encoding polysaccharide deacetylase family protein has product MKKRLKPIFIVFISIFLIIIGIISWIGIKNSRFSKHNFVFMDIRGSYTQVITEGTREEKVIALTFDDGPHPEFTPQILDLLKEYEAKATFFILGKQAKLYPDLVKREVEEGHELGNHTFSHIDVKKASKEKIREEFQKTQDTIYLITGIKPKVFRPPYGFYNEKTIDVANENGCKIILWSRNQDSKDWSSPGVDKIVNTVITKTENGDIILLHDYIEGNSHTVDALKVILPHLKNKGYRFVTVSELLDLSSTY; this is encoded by the coding sequence TTGAAGAAAAGGCTGAAACCAATATTTATTGTTTTTATTTCTATTTTTCTTATAATAATAGGAATTATTAGTTGGATAGGAATAAAAAATAGTAGGTTTTCAAAACATAATTTTGTATTTATGGATATTAGGGGCAGCTACACACAGGTGATTACAGAAGGAACGCGAGAAGAAAAGGTTATAGCTTTAACATTTGATGATGGCCCTCATCCTGAATTTACACCGCAAATATTAGATTTATTAAAAGAATACGAAGCTAAAGCTACCTTTTTTATATTAGGAAAACAAGCAAAGTTGTATCCGGACTTAGTAAAAAGAGAGGTAGAAGAGGGACATGAACTTGGAAATCACACTTTTTCCCATATAGATGTAAAAAAAGCTTCTAAAGAAAAGATAAGAGAAGAATTTCAAAAAACTCAAGATACAATTTATTTAATTACAGGAATTAAGCCTAAAGTATTTCGTCCCCCATATGGATTTTATAACGAGAAAACTATAGATGTGGCTAATGAAAATGGGTGTAAAATTATATTATGGTCTCGCAATCAAGACTCAAAGGATTGGAGCAGTCCTGGTGTAGATAAAATTGTTAATACTGTAATTACCAAAACTGAAAATGGAGATATTATATTGTTACATGATTATATAGAAGGTAATAGTCACACCGTGGATGCATTAAAAGTAATTTTGCCTCATTTAAAGAATAAAGGATATAGATTTGTAACTGTATCTGAGTTATTAGATTTATCTTCAACTTATTAA
- the murI gene encoding glutamate racemase: MKEGLSNLPIGVFDSGVGGISVLADLVHQLPDEEYIYFGDSGNAPYGVKSKEEIKELSFNVVDYLLNFKIKALVVACNTATSVAIEELRSNLDIPVIGMEPALKPAIELNRYGKIVVMATPVTLREKKFNDLIEKFKHTTNVVKMPCPGLVEIIEQEGKYASEIEEYIKKVFLPYNLDEIGAIVLGCTHYVFIKDIIANIVGENISIVDGNLGTARHVKHLLENNGTLTPISEENCKVTKIKVINSSNDIKMVSLSKKLIEERLKDLEWCGTIKYI, from the coding sequence ATGAAAGAAGGGTTATCGAATCTACCTATTGGGGTTTTCGATTCTGGAGTAGGTGGTATTAGTGTTTTAGCAGATTTGGTACACCAACTGCCAGATGAAGAATATATTTATTTTGGAGATTCTGGTAATGCCCCCTATGGCGTTAAAAGTAAAGAAGAGATAAAAGAATTATCCTTTAATGTGGTAGACTACTTGTTAAACTTTAAAATAAAAGCTTTAGTAGTTGCGTGTAATACGGCTACTAGTGTGGCAATCGAAGAATTAAGAAGTAATTTAGATATTCCTGTTATTGGGATGGAGCCTGCTTTAAAACCTGCAATTGAATTAAATAGGTATGGTAAAATAGTGGTAATGGCGACTCCTGTAACACTTAGGGAAAAAAAGTTTAATGATTTAATAGAAAAGTTTAAGCATACTACGAATGTTGTTAAAATGCCTTGTCCAGGCCTAGTAGAAATAATTGAACAAGAAGGTAAGTATGCTAGTGAAATAGAAGAATATATTAAAAAAGTTTTTTTACCCTATAACTTAGATGAAATAGGGGCAATAGTTTTAGGCTGTACCCATTATGTATTTATTAAAGATATAATTGCGAATATAGTTGGTGAAAATATATCTATAGTAGATGGCAATCTTGGTACAGCTAGGCATGTTAAGCACTTATTAGAGAACAATGGAACTCTAACACCAATTAGTGAAGAAAATTGTAAAGTCACTAAAATTAAAGTAATAAATTCAAGTAATGATATTAAAATGGTTTCTCTTAGTAAAAAATTAATAGAGGAAAGATTAAAAGATTTAGAATGGTGTGGGACTATTAAATACATTTAA
- the ypeB gene encoding germination protein YpeB, whose protein sequence is MRRYALPIALVIALVAVLGWGVYQYNEKNDYHTYLDIHFQRQFYDLIGHVENAQVNLSKALVSASHKDIAKFLNDTVQQSYMAQEKLTQLPFHHGAIRDTEKFLSQLGDYSTAMANKNLDGITLSDEELNTMVQLHDYANYLSQQLVELQQKVVAGGVNFGDLRREGNRDLNRVEDQMKDFNLINFEERMQEYPELIYDGPFSEHLKDVKPRLTGNEISEEEAVNIIANAFENHRQNNIRVTGKVENQPIEGYYVSIAKENTPNGYEATAAVSKIGGKIIWYMDPILKGKSNIGREEAIQKAEQFLKKIGYNNMKATYSIAYEGQIVINFAYEQDEILVYSDLVKVKVALDNGNIIGLEAQGYLINHHKREIEKPKISEEAARERLSSAVTEESVRLAIIPIAGGKEVLTYEFKVKFGEDDYLVYIDANTGDQRKILLMVNQKDGTLVI, encoded by the coding sequence ATGAGAAGATATGCACTTCCTATTGCATTAGTAATAGCTTTAGTGGCTGTGTTAGGTTGGGGAGTATATCAGTATAATGAAAAAAATGATTATCATACATATTTAGATATACATTTTCAAAGACAATTCTATGACTTAATAGGTCATGTAGAAAATGCTCAAGTAAATTTATCTAAAGCATTAGTATCTGCATCACACAAAGATATAGCAAAGTTTTTAAATGATACTGTACAACAGTCATATATGGCTCAAGAAAAATTAACACAGCTACCTTTTCACCATGGAGCTATTCGTGATACTGAAAAGTTTTTAAGCCAATTAGGGGACTACTCTACTGCTATGGCGAATAAAAACCTAGATGGCATTACTCTAAGCGATGAAGAATTAAATACAATGGTGCAGCTTCACGATTATGCTAATTATTTATCGCAGCAATTAGTAGAACTCCAACAAAAAGTTGTAGCCGGTGGAGTAAACTTTGGAGATTTAAGAAGGGAAGGTAATAGAGATTTAAATCGTGTTGAAGATCAAATGAAGGACTTTAACTTAATTAATTTTGAGGAACGGATGCAGGAATATCCTGAGCTTATATATGATGGTCCCTTTTCTGAACACTTAAAGGATGTAAAACCAAGATTAACAGGCAATGAAATAAGTGAAGAGGAAGCTGTTAATATAATAGCAAATGCCTTTGAAAACCATAGGCAGAATAACATTAGAGTAACAGGCAAGGTCGAAAATCAGCCAATAGAAGGATATTATGTAAGTATAGCTAAAGAAAATACACCTAATGGGTATGAGGCTACTGCAGCCGTTAGTAAAATTGGTGGTAAAATAATATGGTATATGGATCCAATATTAAAGGGTAAAAGCAATATTGGTCGTGAGGAAGCTATACAAAAGGCGGAACAATTTCTGAAGAAGATTGGGTATAATAATATGAAAGCAACATATTCAATAGCATATGAAGGTCAAATAGTTATTAACTTTGCTTACGAGCAAGACGAGATATTAGTGTATAGCGATTTAGTTAAAGTCAAGGTGGCCTTAGATAATGGTAATATTATTGGACTTGAGGCCCAAGGATATTTAATAAACCACCATAAAAGAGAAATTGAAAAGCCAAAAATATCAGAGGAAGCAGCTAGAGAAAGATTATCTAGTGCTGTTACAGAGGAAAGTGTAAGACTAGCAATAATTCCCATAGCTGGAGGGAAGGAAGTATTAACCTATGAGTTTAAAGTAAAGTTTGGTGAAGATGATTACTTAGTCTATATTGATGCTAATACAGGAGACCAAAGGAAGATTCTACTTATGGTAAATCAAAAGGATGGAACCCTTGTAATTTAA
- a CDS encoding M20 family metallopeptidase, translating into MKKFEDIIYSLKDDLIKSIQALVSINSVEDTPKDGMPFGKGVDDALKFTLSLAKELGFKTFYGGGYYGYIEMGEGKDLIGILAHLDIVPVVTPDSWTYPPFSGEIHNNRLYGRGAVDDKGPLLAALYAMKAVMQSGVKLNKRIRLILGTNEETRWEGIKRYLTLEEVPSCGFTPDSDYPLINAEKGLLQIKLSSIEKSTFTLKGGVSFNSVPDSCTYEGLNIQQLEDRANLLDFNFESSNNFFKTIGKSTHSAKAFQGINAIGRMAILLHKENITSSLVSFMAKEIGEDCHGERIFGIFEDDASGKITINMGSVSINHKKQELFIDIRYPVTKDEKEVITLLKNKASSYGLDLEIIDSLPSLYVPIDHPLVKTLSEIFKEVTGLDSTPISTGGATYARALNNCVAFGPLFPGKPKVAHEVNEYVDLDDLIKSVLMYAMAIERLGNEATS; encoded by the coding sequence ATGAAAAAATTTGAAGATATTATTTATAGTCTAAAGGATGATTTAATTAAATCTATACAGGCACTCGTAAGTATCAATAGTGTAGAAGATACGCCTAAGGATGGAATGCCTTTTGGAAAAGGAGTAGATGATGCACTTAAATTTACATTATCCTTAGCTAAAGAGTTAGGATTTAAAACTTTTTATGGGGGCGGGTATTATGGATACATAGAAATGGGAGAGGGTAAAGATTTAATAGGTATTTTAGCACACCTAGATATTGTTCCTGTTGTAACCCCTGATAGTTGGACTTATCCGCCATTTAGTGGAGAAATACATAATAACAGACTCTATGGAAGAGGTGCAGTAGATGATAAAGGGCCTTTATTAGCCGCACTTTACGCTATGAAAGCAGTTATGCAAAGTGGTGTTAAACTAAATAAAAGAATTCGTTTAATCCTTGGAACTAATGAAGAAACTCGTTGGGAAGGAATTAAAAGATATCTAACATTAGAGGAAGTACCTTCCTGCGGTTTTACTCCAGATTCCGACTATCCTTTAATAAATGCAGAAAAAGGACTTTTACAGATTAAACTATCTTCCATTGAGAAAAGTACATTTACATTAAAAGGTGGTGTATCTTTCAATAGTGTGCCAGATAGTTGTACATATGAAGGTCTTAATATCCAACAATTAGAAGATAGAGCTAATTTATTAGATTTTAACTTCGAATCCTCTAATAACTTTTTTAAAACTATAGGAAAATCTACACACTCAGCTAAGGCTTTTCAAGGTATCAATGCCATAGGAAGAATGGCTATTTTATTACACAAAGAAAATATTACATCTTCTCTAGTAAGTTTTATGGCGAAGGAAATTGGTGAAGATTGCCATGGAGAAAGAATTTTTGGCATTTTCGAAGATGATGCATCTGGTAAAATAACGATTAATATGGGAAGTGTTTCTATAAATCATAAAAAACAAGAGCTTTTTATAGACATCCGTTACCCTGTAACTAAAGATGAAAAAGAAGTAATTACTCTGCTTAAAAACAAAGCATCTAGTTATGGACTCGATCTTGAAATTATAGATAGTTTACCGTCTTTATATGTTCCCATAGATCATCCTTTAGTTAAAACATTAAGTGAAATTTTTAAAGAGGTTACAGGTTTAGATAGTACACCTATATCAACTGGAGGAGCAACATATGCAAGGGCCTTAAATAATTGCGTTGCATTTGGGCCTCTTTTTCCTGGAAAACCTAAAGTTGCCCATGAAGTCAATGAGTATGTAGATTTAGATGATTTAATAAAAAGTGTACTTATGTATGCCATGGCTATTGAAAGATTAGGTAATGAGGCCACAAGTTAA
- a CDS encoding ABC transporter ATP-binding protein — MNLITVENISKSYVDKKLFESITFGIHEGQRIGLIGVNGTGKSTLLKVIAGIIEPDSGKRTVAGQTAIEYLPQNPDFEIGSTVLEQVFNSANPLLQLVYQYEKTLKELNDNPEDKNLQQKLAGLSQQMDSKGAWDLESSAKGILIKLGINNFTMAVENLSGGQRKRVALARALIQPSDLLILDEPTNHIDNDTVEWLEEYLSKWKGALLLITHDRYFLNRVVNNILELDEGKLYSYEGNYEQFLEKKAEREENYLALQRKHASLFRKELAWIKRGAKARTTKQKARIDRFEELQNKSFKTSEDKVDITLGASRLGKKVLELKDISKSYGKTSIVKDFNYVFKPGDRIGIIGKNGFGKSTLLNIIAGKTLQDSGEIDVGQTVKMAYYDQESEELDTNMRVIDYIKEVGEFIQTEDGSKISASQMLERFLFLPNAQWAPIGKLSGGERRRLYLLRKLVGEPNVLLLDEPTNDLDIQTLTILEDYLDHFQGTVIIVSHDRYFLDRTVEQLFVFEGNGQIREYTGNYSDYMRNRKLNIELENKEKLSHEKREQIEIKNINTRPVKLSYKDQREYDEIEGIIANLENKLENVASKIDGASNDFVLLQEYLEEQKTLEQQLELKMERWMELLELVEQIEKNKEEK; from the coding sequence ATGAACTTAATAACGGTGGAAAACATTAGTAAAAGCTATGTTGATAAAAAACTTTTTGAAAGTATTACATTTGGAATACATGAGGGACAAAGAATAGGCCTTATAGGAGTAAATGGAACAGGTAAATCTACACTCCTAAAAGTAATAGCTGGAATAATAGAGCCAGATAGTGGTAAAAGAACGGTGGCTGGTCAGACAGCTATTGAATATTTACCACAGAACCCAGATTTTGAAATAGGATCTACAGTGCTAGAGCAGGTTTTTAATAGTGCAAACCCATTGCTTCAACTAGTATACCAATATGAAAAAACTTTAAAGGAATTAAACGATAATCCAGAAGATAAAAATTTACAACAAAAACTTGCAGGACTAAGTCAACAGATGGATAGCAAAGGAGCATGGGATCTAGAATCAAGTGCTAAGGGAATTTTAATAAAGCTAGGCATTAATAATTTTACTATGGCCGTAGAAAATCTATCTGGCGGACAAAGAAAAAGAGTAGCACTAGCTAGGGCACTAATTCAGCCATCAGATCTTCTAATACTAGATGAGCCAACAAACCATATTGATAACGATACCGTGGAATGGCTAGAGGAGTATTTATCTAAGTGGAAAGGTGCTCTGCTTTTAATAACTCATGATCGTTATTTCTTAAATCGTGTTGTTAACAATATTTTAGAGCTGGACGAAGGAAAACTTTATAGCTATGAAGGTAACTACGAGCAATTTTTAGAAAAAAAGGCAGAGCGAGAAGAGAACTACTTAGCTCTTCAAAGAAAACATGCTTCTTTATTTAGAAAGGAATTAGCTTGGATAAAGCGTGGAGCTAAAGCAAGAACAACTAAGCAAAAAGCGAGAATAGATAGATTTGAAGAATTACAAAACAAGAGCTTTAAAACCTCTGAAGATAAAGTTGATATTACACTTGGAGCGAGTAGATTAGGCAAGAAGGTTTTAGAACTAAAAGATATAAGCAAGAGCTATGGTAAGACAAGTATTGTTAAAGATTTCAACTATGTTTTTAAACCAGGAGATCGGATTGGTATAATAGGTAAAAATGGATTTGGAAAATCTACTCTATTAAATATTATAGCTGGTAAAACACTTCAAGATAGTGGAGAAATAGATGTAGGACAAACCGTAAAAATGGCTTATTACGATCAGGAAAGTGAAGAGCTGGACACTAACATGAGGGTAATAGACTATATAAAAGAGGTTGGAGAATTTATACAAACTGAAGATGGAAGTAAAATTAGTGCTTCTCAGATGCTAGAGAGATTTTTATTTTTACCAAATGCCCAGTGGGCACCTATTGGTAAGTTATCTGGTGGAGAGAGAAGGCGTCTTTATTTACTAAGAAAATTAGTAGGAGAGCCCAATGTCTTATTACTAGATGAACCTACCAATGATTTAGACATACAAACATTAACAATACTAGAAGACTATCTAGATCATTTTCAAGGAACTGTAATAATAGTTTCTCATGATAGGTACTTTTTAGATAGAACTGTGGAGCAATTATTTGTATTTGAAGGAAATGGTCAAATAAGAGAGTATACAGGCAACTATTCAGATTATATGAGAAATAGGAAACTGAATATAGAATTAGAAAATAAAGAAAAATTAAGTCATGAAAAGAGGGAACAGATAGAAATTAAAAATATAAATACAAGGCCTGTAAAATTGTCCTATAAAGATCAGAGAGAATACGATGAAATAGAAGGAATTATAGCAAATCTTGAGAATAAGCTGGAGAATGTTGCTAGCAAAATTGATGGAGCTTCTAATGATTTCGTACTACTTCAGGAATATTTAGAGGAGCAGAAGACATTAGAACAGCAGTTAGAATTAAAGATGGAAAGATGGATGGAATTACTAGAGCTAGTAGAACAAATTGAAAAAAACAAAGAAGAAAAATAG